TGATGCTTTTGATAAATCTTTTGCTTCAGCCGTTTGGAAAGATGTGGGTAGAAGGTGTGTTGCCTGCGGCAATTGTACTGCGGTGTGTCCGACATGTTATTGTTTCGATACTCAGGATGAGCCGGATATTTCCTTAAATAATGGAGTAAGGTACCGAATCTGGAATTCCTGCCAGATGGATGATTTTGCCAAAGTTGCCGGAGGGGAAGATTTCCGCAAGGGCAGGGATAGCCGGCAAAGGCACAGGTATTATCGTAAATTTAAATATCCGGTTGATAAATTTAACCGGTATTTTTGTACCGGCTGCGGAAGGTGCACCAGGACATGCATGGCCGATATAAGCTTGATCGAAACGGTTAACTCTTTGCTTAGCGAGGAAGGGTTGCAATAATAAATTAGACAGGAGATTATATGCTTGAGCGTGAAATACTTTTGGAAAAAATGGGAACTACCCCTTATCTACCGATGAAGGCAAAAATTATCCAAGCTCAGATGGTTACGGACAAGGAGAAGTTTTTCCGTATTCAATTGGAAAACAAGCTTAACCTTGGGCATGTTCCCGGGCAGTTCGTGATGGTCTCTATTTTTGGTTTCGGAGAGGCTCCTATTTCTGTTTGTTCTTCGCCAAGCGATAAAGGTTATTTTGAGCTTACTGTCAGGGATGCCGGGGTCTTTACCGACAAACTGCATAAATTGGAAAAAGGCGACGAAATAGGAATACGCGGGCCATTCGGCAGGGGTTTTCCTATTGATAATATGTTTGGTTACGACGTGATGATTGTTGCCGGAGGGCTAGGTATAGTCCCATTGCGCTCCTTAATCAGGTATATTATGCACAATCGCAACGATTTCGGTAATGTGCAGATTTTACTTGGCTGTAAGAGCCCAAAAGAGCTATTGTTCGAAGAGGAAACTAACGAATGGATGAAAAGGAGCGAGATTAAATTCAATTGTACTGTTGATCGGGCAGATCCTGACTGGAAAGGAAATGTTGGCTTGATTACTACTTTAATCCCCGGAGTCGATATTAATCCTACTCGCACATACGGTGTTGTAGTTGGTCCTCCGATTATGTATAAGTTTGTTATCGTTAAATTACTGGAGAAAAAAATTCCGGAGCACCAGATCATTGTGTCTTTAGAAAGGCGTATGCGTTGTGGCTTAGGTAAATGTGGGCACTGCCAGATTGAAGGTGTTTATGTCTGCCAGTCCGGCCCGGTATTTACTTATAATGATTTGAAAAAATTTAAAGGAGAGTGCCATGAAAAAACAGCCTAAACCCAAAGTGGCATTTTTTGATTTTACCGACTGTGAGGGTTGTCAGTTGCAGTTTGCCAACATGGGAGATACTCTTCTTGCGTTGACTGAGCTTGTTGATATAGTTAGTTTCCGGGAGATTATGTCCGAAGCCGCGGATGAGTATGACATTGCTTTTATTGAAGGCAGCATTACTACTGATAATGATGTCTTACGGATCAAAAAGATAAGGGATAAGGCAAAAGTTTTGATTACGTTAGGCGCTTGTGCAACTATCGCCGGAGTAAACGGGATTAAAAATCGTTCTCCTTTAGAGGCGGCTAAGAAAATAGTTTATGGGGATAAAGCGGATATTATTAGCAGTATTAAAGCAATGCCGGTGCATGAAGTAGTTAAGGTTGATTATGCCATTAACGGTTGTCCGGTTTATATACCGGAGGTAGTCAGTGTGCTGAAGTGTTTACTTATGGGCAAGCCTTATGTTGTCCCTAATTATTCGGTTTGCGTGGAATGTAAAATGAATGAAAATGTTTGCCGCTATGAGAAGGATCAGGAGTGTATGGGGCCGGTTACCCGCGCCGGATGTAATTCCTGGTGTATTAATAACGGAAACCGTTGTTATGGATGTAGGGGATTGGTGGAGAAACCGGCAACCGACGCCGCTAAGGATATCATGCAAAAATATGGTTTAAAAGTAGAAGATATCCTGAATAGTTTTACTTTATATAATGATTCTATGGGAGAAAAATATGACCAAGAGTTTAAATAAAATAGATTCTCAAAACCTAAAAGTTGATGTGCATTATTTGACTCGGGTAGAAGGCCATGGCAACATTGTTGTCGATGTAAAGGAGGGCAAACTTGTTAAATGCGAGTTTCAGGTAATTGAATCTGCGCGTTTTTTTGAGTCAATGCTTGTTGGCCGCTCGATCTGGGAGGCCCAACACCTGACCAGCCGTATCTGCGGTATCTGTGCCTGCGGGCACTCTTTGGCTAGTATTAAAGCAGGAGAGGATGCCCTGGGCATAAAGCCGTCGGATGAAGTGATAATGCTTAGGAAGCTTCTATTGTACTCTGAAATGTTGGATAGCCATATTCTGCATATTTATATTCTGGTTGCCCCGGATTTATTAGGGGTAAAAAGTATTGTGCCTTTAATTAAAACGCATCGGCCGGTTATTGAGATGGCCTTGCGTATGAAACGGATGAGCGACTATGGCGGGGAAGTGCTTGCTGGCAGGCATATTCATCCAATAAGTTATGTTATCGGCGGGCTTACGCAATTGCCTTCAAGAGAAGGTTTAGAGAAATTGTATAACTTGATGTTGGAATCGCGTAAGGATGGGGAGGAGACCGTAAAAATTATCAAGACTTTGAAGTTCCCTGATTTCCAGCGGCCGACCCAGTATATGTCGCTTACCTCTGATGATGAATACGCGATGTATGATGGAGATTTAATTGTAAACGGCAAAAAAAGCAAAGTAGCTGATTACCGTAAACTTTTTATTGAATCGGTTGTTGATTATTCTAAAGCCAAGATTTCTAAAATTAACGGCAGCTCCTATGCCGTAGGAGCCCTTTCGCGTTTTAACAATAATTTCAGCAAACTGCATAAGAAAGCAAAAGCCGTAGCAGCTGAATTAGGGTTAAAGGCTCCAAGCCATAATCCTTACCTTAATACTGCGGCTCAGCTTGTAGAATGGGTACACTGCCTAGAAGAATCAATTACGATCCTGGAGAAGATTTTAAAAGATGGGTTAAAAGAGGAGGGCATTGTTGTTTCTTCTTGGCCAAAAAGAAGCCAGGTCGGCAAGATTAAATATAAACCAAATACCGGTTCCGCATGCGTTGAAGTGCCCCGCGGTTCTTTATTCCATGAATATACGATTAATGATTCTGCTCATATTACTGCAGCTAACTGCGTGATTCCTACCAATCAGAACATGGGTAACCTAGAGGATGATATGCGGAAACTTGTTCCGGAGTTGTTAGGCAAGAAAACGCAAAGTGAGATTACTCTTGAGCTTGAGATGTTGGCCCGCTCTTATGATCCTTGCATATCATGCGCCACGCATTTATTGGATGTAAGCTTTGTCTAAAAAAAATGCGGTAATCGGTTTAGGCAACACTTTAAGGAGAGACGACGGAATAGGGGTAATTATTCTGGAATCTCTCCTTAATAATTATAAGCGAGCCAATATAGATTATCTTAATTTTGGCAGCGCAAGTTTTGACCTTATCCATCGCCTGCAAAATTATGATTTTGCTTTATTGATCGACGGTATTTCCGCCGGTCTTGCCGCCGGCCAGTTAAAGATATTCGCCCTGGATGAAGCGAAATTTTCCAAAGATGACGGGGCAATCTCCTCCCACGAATTAAACCTTAAGGATATCTTTAAATTAACGCAGAAATTAAAAGTCAAGACCAAGGTTTATATTGCCGGTATACAGGTAGAGGATGTAGGTTTTGGCGATTCCCTGAGTAGTTTGTTGAAGGACAAGTTAGCGGATTTAACAGGCCAGATCGATAAATTTATCCAGGAAAGGTTATTTTAGAAGATGTGTTATGCTATCCCCGGAAAAGTGGAAAAAATAGAGGATAATATGGTAATCGTAGATTATTTCGGCGAAAAAAGGAAAGCCTATAATGAGTTAACTCAGGTTAGTATCGGTGACTATATTTACGCCCAAGGCGGTTTCGTGGTGAGTAAAATATTCGAGGCTGAGGCGCAAAGTATCCTTGCGGTATGGAAGGAGGAGTTTTTCCAATTGCAGGAGGTAGATTTAAAGCTTTCCCGCCTTTCTTTAAATGGCATTGATACGGATAAAACATTGCTTGGGATATTGGATCGCGCCAGCCAATCAAGGCAATTGCAGCGACAAGAACTTTTATATCTGCTGGAGTTAGAAGGCCAAGCCAGGATAGGTTTATTTTATAAAACAGCCAATTTCCTGCGCCAGAAATACCATAAAAATTCCTGCTGCGTCCATGGAATAATTGAGATTTCCAATTACTGCTGCCAAGGTTGCCAATATTGCGGGATATCTTATAATAACAAAGGGTTAGAGCGCTATCGTATGACAAAAGGCCAAATTCTTGAGTCTGCTAGAGAGGCGGTTGAGCGCTATGGTTTTAAATCTCTTGTATTACAAAGTGGCGAGGATTCCGGATACAGTATTGAGGAATTAGCCGACATAGTCAGACAGATCAAGGAAAAATTTCCCACGCTGATTTTTATAAGTTTTGGCGAGATAGGCATAGATGGTTTAGAGAAACTTTACCAGGCAGGCGCCCGCGGTTTACTTATGCGTTTTGAAACCTCAAATCCTGTTCTTTACCGCAAGGTGCATCCTGGGATGGATTTTGAGAGTAGGATTGAGCATTTACGGAAAGCCTATGAGTTTGGTTATTTAATCCTCACCGGCGGCTTAATTGGCCTGCCTGGGCAGAGTAAAGAGGATATTTTAAATGATATATATTTAGCTAAAGAGCTGAACGCAGAGATGTATAGCTTTGGTCCGTTTATTGCGCATCCGCAGACCTCTTTAGCAAATCAGAAGTCTGCTCAGAGCGATGAGGTGATTAAAGTTTTAGCTCTTGCCAGGATTATCGGCGATCCTAATGCCAAAATATTGGTAACTACCGCCTTGGAAACCTTAGACAGGGAGGCGGCAAGAAGCGCCTTGCTTGCCGGGGCAAATTCGCTTATGCTTAATGTTACTCCTTTAGCTTACCGGCCATTTTACTCAATTTATCCAAACCGAGCCCATCAAACCGAGGATATTTCTATACAGATAGAATCCACAGTTTCCCTGCTGCGTTCTTTAGGCCGCGCACCCACAGATCTTGAAACCCTCTGATTTTGTGAAATAAATAACAAAAAACTTGACATAGTCAAAGAATATGTTATCCTTGTAGCAATTGTTGTGAAATAAAGAACAATAATATGATTACGAATAAAAGTTGCATAATCCGTTTATCCCGATATAAAAATGCCCTTTACCGCTTGCGAGCGTTGGGTTTTGTTAAGGTTTTTTCCGATAACCTGGCAGATGCTATCGGAGCGTTACCTTCTCAGGTAAGAAAAGATTTTTCTTTATTTGGAATATCTGGAAATAAACGCGGCGGCTATCAGGTTGATATACTGATAGAAAAGTTAAATACTATTTTGGGTAAAGAGCAGATCCAAGAGGTAGTTATTGTGGGTTTAGGTAATATTGGCAATGCGCTGATGAAATATAAGGGGTTTGAAAAAGAGGGATTAAGAATCTGCGCTTGTTTTGATATTGACTCTACTAAATATAACCGGGACTCCGAAATTCCCGTTTTACCCCTGGAGGAGATGAAGGAATTTGTAAGAAGCAAGCATATAAGGATTGGGGTAATCGCCGTGCCTGATATTGCTGCTCAATCAGTACTTGATATGATGCTTGCCTGCGGCATAAAAGGAGTTTTGAATTTTGCTCCCTTAAGATTAAGAGCCGCAGGAGATATCGTAGTAAATAATGTAAATTTAGAGTTGGAGCTTGAGAACGTAATTTATTTTGTTAACGCACAGGAAAAAGCTAGGAATTAGCTAAATGCGTACGCAGAGCCTAAAAATAAAAATCCTTTCGACATTATTCATCAGTATTCTAATTTTCTCTGTAGCCGTCTTATTTTTGGGCACGCGTATCATTAAGAATGATATTATTGCCCGCGCCCAGAATCAGGTAAAAAATGACCTATTTATCGCGCATTCAGTTTATTATGGGGAGATTGAGGCGATAAAAGCAGCTTTCAACTTAGCCCCTCTGGCAGTTGATCTGAATAAAGTTAAACAAAGCCTGGGTTTGGATTACCTATATGTTGTAGAGGATAAAGATAAGGATAAGGTACGCAGTGAAATCGTGCTTGGCGCTTTTAAGGGCCAGCCTACGGGGGCAAACCGGATTATCGGTAAAGAGGAATTGCTGGAGATGAGCCAGGATATTTACAGGAAGGCCGAAATAGAGATAAGGCCTACGCCAAAAAGCCATCCCAATACTCAAAAAGTTTTAGATAAGGCTATGGCAATTGGTTATGCTATGCCGGTATTTGATGGGCAAGGCAAGGTTAAGCAGGTTATCTATGGAGGAAAAATACTCAACCGGGATTTTGCCCTGGTAGATAAAATACGCAATCTTGTTTTTGAGGATAAATTTTATAATGGTAAACCTTTGGGTACAGTAACCATATTTTTGGATGACATCCGTATTGCCACCAATGTGTTGGATAATCGGGGGCAGCGGGCAATTGGCACAGTTGTTTCGGATAGAGTTTATAAGAAGGTAGTTGAAGATGCCAAGATGTGGTTGGATAGGGCATTTGTGGTTACGGATTGGTATCTTACCGCTTATGAACCGATAAAAAATATCAAGGGAGAGATTATAGGCATACTTTACGTGGGGCTTCTGGAGAAGCCGTTTAAGGATATGGAGAAGAGGATATTCCTGGGTTTTTTGGCGATTGTAAGCCTGGTTGCGGTTTTGGCTGCTATCTCTTCCTATATTTTAGCTTACTCTATATCACAGCCGGTTACAGGTATGCTTGAGGCAACCGATAGAATATCAAGCGGCCAGCTGGATTACCGCTTAAAATCACAGGTTAATATCAAAGAACTAAACTACCTGGCTGAAGCTTTCAACATCATGGCCTCAAAACTTAAAGAACGCCAGGAAAGCTATCTGGACCTGATCAGTTTTGTCGCGCATGAATTAAAAGGTATACTTTCATCAACCATACTTAACGCTTATTCGGTGCGTGATGGTTTCTTGGGAATGATTAACTTTAAACAGACCAAGGCCATGGATTCGGTAGCGCGTAATTTGGATTACCTAGATGCCACGGTAAAGAACTTCCTAAATTTAAGCCGGATTGAAAAAGGCCATTTAGAACTTAACAAGGTTGATTTGCTTATAAAAGAGGATGTTTTTGATCCCGCAGTCGACGCGTTCTCTAAACAGGCGGCTGATAAGCATATTTTTATCGTAAATAATATCGAGCCGGGTTTAAAAATAGAAGCCGATCTTAATTTATTTCAGGTAGTAGCAAATAATCTCATGGGAAATGCAATTAAGTATGGATTAAGCGGTGGTAAGATAATTTTAAGTTCTAAAGCAGCTGGTAAAGATATTGATATTGAAATCTATAATGATGGAAGGCCTCTATCAGTTAGCGAGCAAGATAAATTATTTAAGAAATTTTCTCGCCTGAATTCCGAATTCGGCAAGAAAATTCAAGGAACAGGCTTAGGATTGTTTATTACCAGAGAAATAGTCAATCAGCATGGTTGGCAGATCCGGGTAGAGCCAAGCGATAAAGGGAATACATTTAAATTGAAATTAACGGGGGAGAATTAATTATGAATCCATTAGAGATTATTAAGAGAAAAAGAGCCCAGGCTATAAACAGGATTATTGCCAAAGGTTATTTGTCTTCAAAACGCGTCTATGTTGGTATGGCTACTTGTGAAATAGCGGCCGGATCAAAGGAGATTATGGAGGTTTTTCAAGAAGCAATTAAATCGGGCTTAAGCGACGTGTATTTGAGCCAAAAAGGTTGCGCTGGTAGGTGTAATTTGGAACCTACCGTTGAAGTGGTAGAAGAGGGCAAGATTCCATTAAAATACGGGCTGGTTACTAAGGAGAGGGCAAAAGAAATTATCGAGCGCCATTTGAAAAAAGGCGAAGTGATTAAAGAGTGGTTAATAAAATAATTATTTGAAAGGAATATTAGATAAAATGCCAAAGAGGTTTAACATTACATTATGCGATGGGCCTTCGTGTATACATAAAAGGTCTAAGAAAATAGTCTCTACTATTGAGGAGCAACTTAAGAAGCTTGAGCTATCCGGGAAGGTTGGTATTAATTTATCCGGCTGCCTGGGTATGTGCGCAAAAGGGCCGGTAATGATTATTAATCCGGGTTATACTATTTATGGTGGTTTCGCAGAAAAAGATATACCTGAAATTATCGAAGAGCATATTAAAAATAATAAGCCGGTTACCCGTCTTATTATTGATGAAGACCACTTGTATAATCGATTCTTTAGGGTATTTGGCGATGTAAATTTTTTCGGTAAACAGATGCGTATTGCTTTACGTAATTGTGGGATCATCGATCCGGAAAATATCGACGATTATATTTCTTTGCGCGGTTATGAAGCTTTAGCCAAGGTGCTTACTGATTTTACTCCGGATAAAGTTGTTGACCAGATAAAAAAATCTGGGTTACGCGGCAGGGGAGGCGCTGGATTTCCCACGGGGATTAAATGGGAACTTACCGCAAAAGAAAAAAATGATGAAAAATTTGTTATTTGTAATGCCGATGAAGGTGATCCGGGAGCTTTTATGGATAGGAGCGCTATTGAAGGTGATCCACATACAATTGTCGAAGGCATGGCGGTTGCCGGATACGCGATCAGAGCACAGAAAGGGATTGTTTATATTCGCGCAGAGTATCCTTTGGCGGTAAAAAGGATAAAGAAGGCAATAGCTGATGCGCGCAAAGAAGGTTTTCTGGGGAAGAATATATTGGGGACCGGTTTTTATTTTGATATCGAAGTACGCCTGGGGGCAGGTGCTTTTGTTTGTGGCGAAGAAACAGCGCTTATGCTTTCTATCGAAGGGCATCGCGGGATGCCCAGGCCCAGGCCACCGTTTCCTTCAGTATCCGGGCTTTTTAATAAGCCCACATTGATTAATAATGTGGAAACTTTAGCAAACATACCGGTGATTATTCTTGATGGGGCAGAATGGTTTAGTTCCTTGGGTACTGAAAAAAGTAAAGGTACAAAAGTTTTTGCTTTGGCAGGAAAAATCAAAAATACCGGTTTAGTTGAGGTACCGATGGGCACTACTTTAAGGGAAATTATCTATGATATTGGAGGTGGAATTCCGCAGGATAAGAAATTTAAAGCCGTGCAGACCGGAGGGCCTTCCGGAGGGTGCCTTTCAGAGGAGTATTTGGATACAAAAATAGACTATGAATCACTAGCTGCAGCCGGCTCGATTATGGGCTCAGGCGGTATGATCGTGATTGATGAAGATTCCTGCATGGTAAATATCGCTAAATTTTTTCTGGAGTTTACTCAGAATGAATCATGTGGTAAATGTACGCCTTGCCGCGAAGGGACTAAACGTATGCTGGAAATATTAACTCGGATTACCGAAGGCAAAGGTAAAGACGAGGATATCGATAAACTTTTACGTTTAGGCAATATGATTAAAAAGGCTTCATTGTGCGGGTTGGGACAGTCTGCCCCTAATCCGGTAATTAGTACAATCAAAAATTTCCGGGCTGAGTATGAGGAACATGTACGAAATAAGAAATGCCGGGCAGGGGTTTGCCAGCACCTGCTTGTTTATGAAATTACAGATAAATGCTCAGGTTGTTCGGCTTGCAAGAAGGTGTGCCCTGCAGAAGCTGTAACCGGTAGCCTTAAGCAAAAACATTCAATTGATATAAATAAATGTATTAGATGCGGGGCCTGTTATAAAATTTGTAAGTTTAGCGCCATAAAAAAATCTTAAAGAACCTAAGGAGCCATAAAAAATGATTACGATTAATATTAATGATAAATCTTATCAGGTAGAAAACGGCCAGACGATTATGCAAGCGGCGGATAAATTAGGATTCCATATTCCGCGTTTGTGTTATCACCCTAAACTTTCTATTGAGGGGGCCTGCCGCGTATGTATCGTGGAAGTGGCCGGGTTGCGTAATTATGTGGCTTCTTGCGCTTATCCGGTAAGTGAGGGGATGAGAATCTATACTAATACCGAAGAAATAAGGCGTGCCCGGCGCGATATCGTAGAATTAATTCTGGATAATCACCCTGAGGATTGCCATACCTGCGAAAGAGATGGTAACTGTGAATTACAAAGGTTGGCTTTTGCTATGGGAATCAGAAAACGCCATTTTGAGGGAGAAAAAAAGCATTACGAAAAAGACCTTTCTTCTACATCAGTAATCAGGGATCCTAACAAATGTATTCTTTGCGGCCGCTGCGTAAGGATTTGTTCGGAAATCCAAAAAGTAAACGCTTTAGGTTATGCGCACAGAGGTTTTAAGACCGTCGTGATGCCCGCTTATAACATGCCTTTTAAAGACAGTGTTTGTACTACTTGTGGACAGTGTATTAATGTTTGTCCTACTGCGGCATTTATCGAAAAGAATTCTACGCAGGAGCTTTTTGGTAATTTGGGGGATAAGTCTTTGGTTAAGGTTGCTCAAATTGCTCCTTCGGTAAGAGCAGCAATCGGCGAAGCATTTGCTTTGGAGCCGGGTAGGCAGTTTGAAAAAGAGCTGGTGGCAGTATTGAAAAAATTAGGTTTTGATTATGTATTTGATACTCAGTTTTCCGCGGATTTAACGATTATGGAGGAGGCTAGCGAATTTCTAGAGAGATTTCAAGGCAAAGGTAAGCTTCCGATGATTACTTCTTGTTCTAGTGCCTGGATGAAGTGTTTGGAGCAATTCTATCCGGATTTAATTGAAAATGTCTCTACATGTAAATCTCCGATGTCTATGGCCAGCGCTTTGATCAAAAGCTATTTCGCTGATAAAATTAAGGCAGATCCCAAAAAGATTTTAAGTGTTGCTTTTATGTGTTGCACGGCTAAGAAATATGAGGCTGCTAGGCCGGAGCTTATGGTAGATGGGATGCAGGGCACGGATATGGTAATTACTACGCGGGAGTTGGCCTGGATGATTAAGTCGGCAGGGATTGACCTGTTACATATTAAAGGCGAAGAGTTTGATCACCCGTTGGGTTATTCATCAGGCGCCGGAACTATATTTGGAGTAACCGGAGGGGTAATGGAGGCAGCAATCAGGACAGCTTATGAGCTGTACACCGGCGAGACTCTTTTAGATATTGAAATTCAGGATATCCGCGGTATGAAAGGGATTAAAGAGGGTAAACTAGTTATTGACGGCAAAGAGATACGTATAGCAGTCGCTCATGGCTTAGGCAATGCCAATGAAATATTAAATACCGTAAGAGAAGATCCGCAGAGGTATCATTTTGTGGAGATTATGGGTTGTCCCGGAGGTTGTATTGGCGGCGGCGGCCAGCCTTATGCTGGATCTAACTCTATGCCTCTTGATGAAGAATGTTTGATAAAAAGAGCAGAGGCCTTATATGGCCTGGATAGAAAAAAGACGATCAGGCGTAGCCATGAGAATCCGGATGTACAAAGATTATATAAAGAATTTTTAGGCAGGCCGCTGAGTGCTAAGTCGCATAAGTTGCTGCATACGCATTATAAGGTAAAAGAGCCGCAGGGAATTATTCCGGCAGAGCTAATCGTAAAGTAATCTTTAGGAGGATAAATAAAGAAAATGATTGTTTCTGAAGATAAAAAAATGTCAGAATTAAAAAATTTCATGCAAGATTCTAAAACCAAAGAGCATCCGGATTCTCAGCTTATTTCAATCCTGCATAAGGCTCAAGAGCTTTATGGGTATCTTGATCAGGATGTAATGAATAAAATTGCCGAAGAAATGAGCATTCCTACAGCGCACATCTGGGGGGTGGCAACCTTCTACCATTATTTTCATCTTAAACCGCAGGGAAAACATTCGATCTCGGTATGCTTGGGTACTGCTTGTTATGTAAAAGGCGCCGAAGAGATATTAAACGCTATCAGGCAGGATTTAAAAATAGACTTCGGACAAACATCAGAAGATAACCTTTTTACATTGCAGGAGGCCCGTTGCTTGGGCGCTTGTGGTTTGGCTCCGGTGATTATGATTGATGATAAGATTTATGGTTCACTTACTCCGAAGAAAGCGCTGGATATAATTAAAAGTTATAAAAAATAAGCCATAATAGTGTTGCGTAGGAAGCAGGATTTGTTATAATTTAACTAGGCGTACTTCGATTAAAATAAGCGTTAAAATAGGAGGTTTAACATGTCTAAGAAGGTCCTAATTATTGATGATGACAGCGATTTTGTGGAAGCTATCTCTACTTTACTTGAGGCAAAAGGATATGAGGTTATTACTGCTCCGGAAGGAAAAACCGGGGTTGAACAAGCCAAGAAGCAGTCACCGGGGTTAATCCTTCTTGACGTAATGATGGCCACAAAAAGTGAAGGATTTGATGTCGCTAAGCAGCTCAAAGACGATCAAAAAACTAAAAATATTCCCGTAGTATTGGTTACCGGGATTAAGCGTGATATGAACCTTCCTTTTGGTTTTGAACCGGATCAAGATTGGCTGCCGGTAAAGGCTGTTTTAGAGAAACCGGTAAAACCGGATGTGCTTTTAAAGGCCATAGAAGAGAATATAGCTAAGTAATTATAGAATATATATCCTGCGGTAAGGAGTAGATTTTTTACTCTAATCCTAGGGAGGATCAGGAATAAAATCCCAATCTTTCCATGGATTATTTTTGAAAGATTGGGATTTTTATTAGAGATGGTTTGGGGGACGTGCACATAAGGGGCACTCTGTAAGGGCGCCACGTCTTCCTATAGATAAAGGAGAATTAAGATGGAAAAGCGTTTAGGTTTTGTGGGGATAATTATCCATAACCGTAAGAAGGCGGCGCCAACCGTAAATAACATCCTGACGGAATTCGGTGAATTAATTGTTGGCCGGATGGGGATTCCGCATGTTAAGAAAGAACTAAGTGTTATCGTTTTGATCGTAGATGCTAGCACTGATGAGTTGGGTGCTTTGACCGGAAAACTTGGTAAAGTTTCCGGGGTTTCGGTAAAATCGGCTTTAAGTAAGGATCAAATATGAAATACATTAATGAAAAAAAGATAGGAAAGTTATTGGCTAATACGGCTAAAGTTGATGCCCACAGGATCGATGCTATTTTGGAAAAAGCAAAGTCGCTTAAGCGTTTGAGCCTGGAGGAATCTTCGGCGCTGCTTTTAGTTAGAGACTC
The sequence above is drawn from the Candidatus Omnitrophota bacterium genome and encodes:
- a CDS encoding 4Fe-4S dicluster domain-containing protein — translated: DAFDKSFASAVWKDVGRRCVACGNCTAVCPTCYCFDTQDEPDISLNNGVRYRIWNSCQMDDFAKVAGGEDFRKGRDSRQRHRYYRKFKYPVDKFNRYFCTGCGRCTRTCMADISLIETVNSLLSEEGLQ
- a CDS encoding FAD/NAD(P)-binding protein; its protein translation is MLEREILLEKMGTTPYLPMKAKIIQAQMVTDKEKFFRIQLENKLNLGHVPGQFVMVSIFGFGEAPISVCSSPSDKGYFELTVRDAGVFTDKLHKLEKGDEIGIRGPFGRGFPIDNMFGYDVMIVAGGLGIVPLRSLIRYIMHNRNDFGNVQILLGCKSPKELLFEEETNEWMKRSEIKFNCTVDRADPDWKGNVGLITTLIPGVDINPTRTYGVVVGPPIMYKFVIVKLLEKKIPEHQIIVSLERRMRCGLGKCGHCQIEGVYVCQSGPVFTYNDLKKFKGECHEKTA
- a CDS encoding cytochrome B → MKKQPKPKVAFFDFTDCEGCQLQFANMGDTLLALTELVDIVSFREIMSEAADEYDIAFIEGSITTDNDVLRIKKIRDKAKVLITLGACATIAGVNGIKNRSPLEAAKKIVYGDKADIISSIKAMPVHEVVKVDYAINGCPVYIPEVVSVLKCLLMGKPYVVPNYSVCVECKMNENVCRYEKDQECMGPVTRAGCNSWCINNGNRCYGCRGLVEKPATDAAKDIMQKYGLKVEDILNSFTLYNDSMGEKYDQEFK
- a CDS encoding Ni/Fe hydrogenase subunit alpha, with translation MTKSLNKIDSQNLKVDVHYLTRVEGHGNIVVDVKEGKLVKCEFQVIESARFFESMLVGRSIWEAQHLTSRICGICACGHSLASIKAGEDALGIKPSDEVIMLRKLLLYSEMLDSHILHIYILVAPDLLGVKSIVPLIKTHRPVIEMALRMKRMSDYGGEVLAGRHIHPISYVIGGLTQLPSREGLEKLYNLMLESRKDGEETVKIIKTLKFPDFQRPTQYMSLTSDDEYAMYDGDLIVNGKKSKVADYRKLFIESVVDYSKAKISKINGSSYAVGALSRFNNNFSKLHKKAKAVAAELGLKAPSHNPYLNTAAQLVEWVHCLEESITILEKILKDGLKEEGIVVSSWPKRSQVGKIKYKPNTGSACVEVPRGSLFHEYTINDSAHITAANCVIPTNQNMGNLEDDMRKLVPELLGKKTQSEITLELEMLARSYDPCISCATHLLDVSFV
- a CDS encoding hydrogenase maturation protease produces the protein MSKKNAVIGLGNTLRRDDGIGVIILESLLNNYKRANIDYLNFGSASFDLIHRLQNYDFALLIDGISAGLAAGQLKIFALDEAKFSKDDGAISSHELNLKDIFKLTQKLKVKTKVYIAGIQVEDVGFGDSLSSLLKDKLADLTGQIDKFIQERLF
- a CDS encoding HypC/HybG/HupF family hydrogenase formation chaperone produces the protein MCYAIPGKVEKIEDNMVIVDYFGEKRKAYNELTQVSIGDYIYAQGGFVVSKIFEAEAQSILAVWKEEFFQLQEVDLKLSRLSLNGIDTDKTLLGILDRASQSRQLQRQELLYLLELEGQARIGLFYKTANFLRQKYHKNSCCVHGIIEISNYCCQGCQYCGISYNNKGLERYRMTKGQILESAREAVERYGFKSLVLQSGEDSGYSIEELADIVRQIKEKFPTLIFISFGEIGIDGLEKLYQAGARGLLMRFETSNPVLYRKVHPGMDFESRIEHLRKAYEFGYLILTGGLIGLPGQSKEDILNDIYLAKELNAEMYSFGPFIAHPQTSLANQKSAQSDEVIKVLALARIIGDPNAKILVTTALETLDREAARSALLAGANSLMLNVTPLAYRPFYSIYPNRAHQTEDISIQIESTVSLLRSLGRAPTDLETL
- a CDS encoding redox-sensing transcriptional repressor Rex — encoded protein: MITNKSCIIRLSRYKNALYRLRALGFVKVFSDNLADAIGALPSQVRKDFSLFGISGNKRGGYQVDILIEKLNTILGKEQIQEVVIVGLGNIGNALMKYKGFEKEGLRICACFDIDSTKYNRDSEIPVLPLEEMKEFVRSKHIRIGVIAVPDIAAQSVLDMMLACGIKGVLNFAPLRLRAAGDIVVNNVNLELELENVIYFVNAQEKARN